In Brettanomyces bruxellensis chromosome 7, complete sequence, the sequence GGACGACCATAACAAGCCGCAAACCATGTATCTTGAACCACATACGTCCACCATATCCGTTTTCTAAGTTTCTTGTCCCAGTCAGGAAGATTCCAGTCATCACAATTACGGTTATATCCAAGAGTTACGGCTAAGGAAGCTGCAATACTAAGAATCATCCATGTGAAAGGTGTATCCGGCTTGGATAGGTCAGCAGGCCGTTTGTGAGAGAGAAGAATACATGCCTGAAGAGAGGAATAGTTCGGCATGTCTTGATCTTCCATAACAGCCTGACGAGCAATCTTGAAAAGTAGCTGATCTGAAGGCATTGTATGCTGCTTGAGAATAGAATCCACCGACCACCAATCCATGGCTAGCGTGAGCAGTGTAGCAAGAAGACTATTGTGAAACTCCAACATGTTCTGGTTCGTGCCAAAATAGAAAAggcttcttgaaaaaagaggaagaaacGGGTTGATGAACCTGAAATAGATGAGAAGAAGTCTGGGACCGTAATTATTTATTAGGTGCCGTATTTGCTCCTTGGTCTTGATATCATTATGTGAAAGTCCAGGGTCAGACCTCACGAAAAGTAAAGATggtgtttctttttcacttcCAGAAAGTCGGCGTATCAGCATGCCACCCTTGGATAATTGACCTGCCATTCGGGAAGTTGGAATTGCATTTGGACTTCTTCCATGCTCCACAATTGTCACTGAATCGTGGGCAATTACCCGATAAAGAAACGGGTCCATATACGAGTTCTCAGACAGATATTGCACCTTAATGGCTTCGTCAGCATCTACAGATCCGGAAATATAATTCTCCATCTCTGCCACAGAACACACATCATACCTACTTGTGCCATCAGGTCGCAAGTGATAAGTAGAAGgcccttcttctccattcCGAGTCTTTGAACTGTCTTCCTGGCCATCTTGCTTCCATGAATGCCCCGTTATTTCagggtcgatcgactcgtCGGCAATGTCACGAAACATGAGGTTCCACATATCGATTGTAAACGGAAGGTCGAGCCCGAAGGTCTCACGTATTGGCTGTGATACATCTTTTTGTATCTCGAAAGGAAGTGTAGAACTATCGTTATCTAGTACTTTGTCTTTGGATGACTCTGAACTGGTCAACTCGATGCTTTTAGACGTTGGCTGGCAATTTGGCGTTTCAATCTGTTTCTGTTCCACCTGCTTCACTTCATGTAATGGCAATTGCTTTGTTGAGACGACCTGCTTGGGAACATAGAATCTAATCTTTGATCTGGACAGTTTTCCGGATCTTTCTGGTGGCTTTTGAGTAAATGTGCATTTTACTCCACGTTTCTTACACAACATGCAAGGTGGACTTCCTTGCATAACACAACATGTTTTTCGGTGGCGGCATAAGTCACATGGCCTGCTTTTCTTCGATCTATATGGTCTTCCTTTCGCTTCCGTGTTTACAACTTGTTCAGTCATTGATCAAAGTTTATTCTTTGTGGTAAAGTAATGAGGTACAGATTTAAGATATCAAGCCTCGTGATCCTCATGTACGGGGAAGACATCACCATACACCACTTCAGTTTCCACGCTTTCAATAAGTGTAAACTTCCGATCTTaagatttgaaattttcaatgatGTATGTTAATCCATTTTTCTGAAGTCAGGCCACTTTGGAGCCTAATTGAATTCATGTGCAATCGGCGCTTATCAGCAGACTGGCGCGGCgaattaacaaaaaaaaaataaaataaaggcACCAACTGTTTGATCGAACTTCCGAAACAGGCAACCTCGGCAAACTCGTCTCGGTCAGTATACGAGATAAAGATAACACGTAAATGAGCAAATTATGGATGCTACAGCCAATGAGGACACACAAAACAGTAATCAAGTATAATTTCTGCATTATATTATCAAAAGTCCTTACTTAGTTTACATATTTGGGAGGCTCTACATGCATCGTACTCTTCATCATACTTTTCCCCCTCTTAATGTACTGGCCAATTGGTGTTTCAGGGTGCATGAAACCACCATGGTCTCTATTCCAGAGAAGATTACCTCTCAAAATTGTATATCTAGGCCAGTTTGTGAATTTCATTCCCTCAAATGGCGTGTAGTCAATGTCATGATGAAGATCCTTATTAGTCAAGTTGAATGGTTTCATTTCGTCCTTCGGATACCAAACAACAAGATCTGCATCTTTGCCAACATCGATAGACCCTTTATCCTTCATTCCGTAGAGTTTGGCAGGGTTGGAACATGCGATTTCAACAAATCTCTGTGTACTAATACGGCCAGTTTCCACACCGTAGCAATAAAGAAGTGGCATTCGTGTTTCAACACCTGGCAGACCGTTTGGaacaattgcaaaatcCATGTGTCCATCCTTGGATAGacccttcttttttcctcgtTCACTGTCATCATACTGGCAGGGAGAATGGTCACTTGAGTAAATGGTAACAGTTCCGTTTTCAACAGCATTCCACACACCTTCAAGTTGGTCTGCAGAGTCTCTAACTGGGGGTGAGCAGATATACTTTGCTCCTTGGAAGCTATCATTGGTATCAACGCGGATCCCAGTCTCGTCTAACACCCGTCCACCTTTTCCCTCGTAGGGTTTTAGATAGTCACTGGTAAGAAACATGTACTGGGGACAGGTCTCCGAGTATATTGGGTAGTTCTTTGTTTGTGCAACGCGAACATGCTCCATGGATTCTTTGGTCGACATGTGCACAATTAAGAGTCCCTGATCGGCCAACTTGGCAAGACTTATAGCCCGATAAGAGGCTTCATCCTCACACAATGATGGTCTTGAAGCACTGTGATAAAACGGTTCTGTCAAACCAATCTTCTCAAATTTCTCGATCAAGAAGTCGATGACATCGTCATTTTCTGCGTGGATCATTGTTGTTATGCCCAATTTTCGAGACGCGATCAACACCCGAAGAATCTGTTTGTCACTGACACTCCAAATCTTATATGTCATGTACACCTTCACCGAAGTGATTCCATACTTTTTGACAAGCACTGGGAGCTCACTCTCGACAAATTTCGGTGTTGGATCAGTCACTATCATGTGCATTCCGTAATCGCAGTACGTTTTGTTCTTGGCAAGTGACATATAGTGGTCTAGATCAGGAAACACGGACTTCACACCTTTATCCTGGGTTGCAAACACGAGCATTGACGTGGTTCCACCACATAGTGATGAGCGGGAAGCTGACTCAAATGTGTCTGTTGAACATGGTTGGCAAACATGAACATGCGGATCGATTCCACCAGGTGTTATAATTCCTCCTTTGGCATCGAtcattttttcaccttcaaGTGGCTGCGAAGAAATGcattgtattttttcattcttgatACCGATATAGGCTGGGGGTCTAATTTTTGAGCCTGCATTCACTATGGAGCCGTTGTAGACAACCATATCGAATGCTTTAGCGAGAGATTTGAATAGTGTTGGACGCATTGTGTATACTATCGAAAGTAATGAATTTTCTACTTCTTTAAGATCTAaatttgtattattttgattttgaagtttttggAGATGGAGAAACACCGATATgtgcatatatatatgatcAGACAGTTCCATACTCGGGGTCCCGTAATATATGCCGGTAATTGTAAGAAATATGACGGCATGAAACGGTAGCCGAAATAATGACAATTTCCAAATCGGGAAACCCTTTCGCCGatcataaaatattttttaccTTGATTTCAATGCTGCGAACTGTATTAGAAACATGAGGAGAGGGAGGAGAGATAGGAGTGCAAATAATATTAGTAATATaatcaaaaattaatgGGGAACAAGTGAGGAGAAAAGTTGTGTATTTGTGAATAAAGAATTGTAACAAACAGGGGAAGGAGGAAGGAAATGTAGAGTTAGgatgcagaaaaaaaatatgaagtgTAGAAAGCAAGGAAGATAATTCAGAATAAAGTGGTAAGAAAGTATAGAGTAGTATAATAATGCAAGTGACGACAAATGACAGTCAGGAAATATGGTGAGAGAATGGAGTAGAGACAAATGTGtgaaaatataaagtaGGTAAAGAATGGTGAAGTATAGAGCGTGCAGGGATGAATATTAACTTAAAGCAAATTGAAAATAGTGAGGTAAGAGGAAGGAGTAGTTGGATATTGCTCAAGGGTACAGAGAAATAGagtgagaagaagaatagCAAGAAAGtggagaaaagaagagaggtAAGGAAAGATAAAATCAGGAAGtataagaaaaagaaggattaCGAATGGAGGTAAATAGATAATGATAGTGAG encodes:
- a CDS encoding uncharacterized protein (MEROPS:MER0015112) — its product is MRPTLFKSLAKAFDMVVYNGSIVNAGSKIRPPAYIGIKNEKIQCISSQPLEGEKMIDAKGGIITPGGIDPHVHVCQPCSTDTFESASRSSLCGGTTSMLVFATQDKGVKSVFPDLDHYMSLAKNKTYCDYGMHMIVTDPTPKFVESELPVLVKKYGITSVKVYMTYKIWSVSDKQILRVLIASRKLGITTMIHAENDDVIDFLIEKFEKIGLTEPFYHSASRPSLCEDEASYRAISLAKLADQGLLIVHMSTKESMEHVRVAQTKNYPIYSETCPQYMFLTSDYLKPYEGKGGRVLDETGIRVDTNDSFQGAKYICSPPVRDSADQLEGVWNAVENGTVTIYSSDHSPCQYDDSERGKKKGLSKDGHMDFAIVPNGLPGVETRMPLLYCYGVETGRISTQRFVEIACSNPAKLYGMKDKGSIDVGKDADLVVWYPKDEMKPFNLTNKDLHHDIDYTPFEGMKFTNWPRYTILRGNLLWNRDHGGFMHPETPIGQYIKRGKSMMKSTMHVEPPKYVN